In Hyphomicrobiaceae bacterium, the following are encoded in one genomic region:
- a CDS encoding ATP-binding cassette domain-containing protein — translation MLRIEQLKAAPLPPLTFTVGDGECLVVEGPSGSGKTRLLRAIADLDPATGHVFLNGGERNEMPAPHWRKKVRYLSAEPQWWGETPRAAFTALANDDAAQDRLRRLVTSLGLDVEMLDKPIASLSTGQRQRLALIRGIIDEPAVLLLDEPISALDLPTAALVAELLRFQLLAGRTLIVTAHNDNPVSRLGHARLQLAPIPGMPPPRLGVSSANSPLDQRSVHP, via the coding sequence GTGCTGCGCATCGAACAGCTCAAGGCCGCGCCCTTGCCGCCGCTGACCTTCACCGTCGGCGACGGGGAGTGTCTGGTGGTCGAAGGCCCTTCCGGATCCGGCAAGACCAGGCTGCTGCGCGCCATCGCGGATCTCGATCCGGCAACAGGTCATGTCTTCCTCAATGGCGGCGAGCGTAACGAGATGCCCGCACCGCATTGGCGCAAGAAGGTTCGCTATCTGTCGGCAGAACCTCAATGGTGGGGGGAAACTCCGCGCGCAGCCTTTACCGCTTTGGCAAATGACGATGCAGCCCAAGACCGTTTGCGGCGTCTGGTGACTTCACTTGGGCTCGACGTCGAGATGCTCGACAAGCCGATCGCATCGCTGTCAACGGGTCAGCGCCAACGCCTTGCGCTTATCCGCGGCATCATCGATGAACCAGCCGTCCTCCTGTTAGACGAACCGATCTCCGCGCTCGACCTGCCTACAGCCGCGCTGGTTGCCGAGTTGCTTCGCTTTCAGCTTCTGGCTGGGCGAACACTGATCGTCACGGCCCACAACGACAATCCGGTTTCGCGGCTTGGCCACGCACGTCTGCAGCTGGCCCCGATCCCTGGTATGCCGCCGCCCCGCCTTGGCGTAAGCAGCGCCAATTCGCCACTCGATCAAAGAAGCGTGCATCCATGA
- the fetB gene encoding iron export ABC transporter permease subunit FetB, protein MTSYVPLSFSDLAIATTLVVLNGAISFAYRLKLEKSLAIAAVRMIVQLAAVALALRFIFQQVSPLWTIGVASMVAAGATFEVITRQQHRLKGWLGLLLSASPAFLSGLVTTFLALAVIQPAPWYAPRFLLPILGLLTGNTLSGVTLVLDTLTSAATRERNTIEARLALGATRYEAFQDILRQAMRTGLTPVLNAMAAAGIVSLPGMMTGQILAGIDPVEAAKYQIMIMFLIAGATAISVLAAGLAMVHFITDDRHRLRLDMLVRAKD, encoded by the coding sequence ATGACATCGTATGTGCCGCTGTCCTTCTCCGATCTCGCCATCGCCACAACGCTAGTCGTCCTCAACGGCGCCATCTCGTTTGCATACCGCCTGAAGCTGGAAAAGAGCTTAGCGATCGCCGCCGTCCGCATGATCGTACAGCTCGCCGCCGTCGCGCTCGCGCTGCGATTCATCTTCCAGCAGGTCTCACCGCTATGGACCATCGGTGTCGCCTCCATGGTTGCCGCCGGCGCGACGTTCGAGGTCATCACGCGCCAACAGCACCGCCTCAAGGGATGGCTGGGCTTGCTGCTCAGCGCCAGCCCTGCGTTTTTATCGGGGCTCGTCACAACATTTCTGGCCCTTGCCGTCATTCAGCCCGCCCCCTGGTATGCGCCGAGGTTCCTCCTTCCAATCTTGGGCCTATTGACGGGAAATACGCTGTCCGGCGTGACGCTCGTTCTCGACACGTTGACATCGGCCGCGACGCGCGAACGCAATACTATCGAAGCCCGCCTCGCTCTTGGTGCGACTCGCTACGAAGCGTTCCAGGATATTCTGCGCCAAGCCATGCGCACCGGCTTGACGCCGGTGCTCAACGCAATGGCCGCCGCGGGCATCGTCTCTCTGCCGGGCATGATGACGGGGCAGATACTGGCGGGCATCGATCCAGTGGAAGCTGCGAAGTATCAAATCATGATTATGTTTCTGATTGCAGGGGCCACGGCGATCTCCGTCCTCGCAGCTGGCCTTGCTATGGTGCATTTCATAACCGATGACCGCCATCGCCTCCGCCTCGACATGCTCGTGCGCGCAAAGGATTGA
- a CDS encoding cold-shock protein, which produces MRQVGTVKFYNTQKGYGFIKPDDGGNDIFVHVTAVERSGIGALIEGMRISFETEPDKRGKGPKAVNLEQAG; this is translated from the coding sequence ATGCGCCAAGTTGGCACCGTGAAATTCTACAACACGCAGAAGGGCTATGGTTTTATCAAGCCCGATGACGGTGGAAATGACATCTTCGTGCACGTCACGGCGGTGGAGCGTTCAGGTATTGGTGCGCTGATAGAGGGGATGAGAATCTCTTTCGAAACTGAGCCGGACAAACGCGGCAAGGGCCCGAAAGCGGTCAATCTCGAGCAGGCTGGATAA
- the rlmJ gene encoding 23S rRNA (adenine(2030)-N(6))-methyltransferase RlmJ has translation MNYRHAYHAGNFADVLKHAVLALILQYMTTKHAPLRVIDVHAGIGAYDLEGVEASKTAEWQGGIGRIYQAEFAPEIAALLSSYLNAVEALNGAGPLRRYPGSPLLARALMRTTDTLIANELHKEDFSLLKNALKGTPNTRTLNLDAWIALKSLVPPPERRGLIVIDPPFEAADEFARLVEGLSQAIRRFESGTYVVWYPIKEIRDVSRFILDVKGLGLKKVIGVSLAVRARASAPGLTETGLLIVNPPYILAKQLAQLMPVLSQQLAAGPGAGFELIDWSL, from the coding sequence ATGAACTACCGCCACGCCTATCACGCAGGAAATTTCGCCGACGTGTTGAAGCACGCCGTGCTGGCGCTGATCCTGCAGTACATGACAACGAAGCACGCACCGCTGCGCGTCATCGACGTGCATGCGGGAATCGGCGCGTATGATCTGGAAGGCGTCGAAGCCAGCAAGACAGCCGAATGGCAAGGTGGCATAGGGCGGATCTATCAAGCCGAGTTTGCACCCGAGATAGCGGCCTTGCTCTCCTCCTACTTGAACGCGGTCGAAGCTCTTAATGGTGCAGGACCGTTGCGGCGTTATCCTGGCTCGCCGCTTCTGGCTCGCGCACTCATGCGCACGACCGATACGCTCATTGCCAATGAGCTGCATAAAGAAGATTTCTCCCTGCTCAAAAATGCTCTCAAAGGAACGCCCAATACCCGGACGCTCAATTTGGATGCCTGGATCGCATTGAAATCCCTCGTTCCGCCTCCGGAGCGTCGCGGGCTCATCGTGATCGATCCGCCGTTCGAGGCTGCCGATGAGTTTGCGCGCCTCGTTGAGGGGCTGTCGCAAGCCATTCGGCGCTTTGAATCGGGGACTTATGTCGTTTGGTATCCGATCAAGGAGATCAGAGATGTCAGCCGTTTCATATTGGATGTGAAAGGGTTGGGACTGAAAAAGGTGATAGGTGTATCGCTTGCGGTGCGTGCTCGCGCCAGCGCACCGGGCTTGACCGAGACAGGACTTCTTATCGTCAATCCGCCTTACATTCTTGCCAAGCAACTCGCGCAATTGATGCCTGTTTTGAGCCAGCAGCTGGCCGCCGGGCCAGGTGCTGGATTTGAGTTGATCGATTGGTCCCTGTAG
- a CDS encoding DNA polymerase III subunit chi, translated as MADNQAHEAGGGPAEVLFYHLERQPLERVLPSLLTRTLERGWKAVVQAGSQERLDALDQALWTYSDDSFLPHGQRKAGYSSDQPVFLTTGSETPNAAGVRFLVDGATAETFNGFVRIVYLFDGGDPDALAIARSQWTAAKQAGCAVTYWQQTEEGRWERKA; from the coding sequence ATGGCGGACAACCAAGCACATGAGGCTGGGGGCGGACCCGCCGAAGTTCTGTTCTATCATTTAGAGCGTCAGCCGCTGGAGCGTGTGCTTCCCAGTCTACTAACGCGCACGTTGGAGCGTGGATGGAAGGCTGTCGTTCAAGCAGGCAGCCAGGAACGTCTCGACGCACTCGATCAAGCTTTGTGGACTTACAGCGATGATAGCTTTCTGCCTCATGGGCAGCGCAAGGCAGGTTACTCATCAGACCAACCAGTGTTCTTGACGACAGGTTCCGAAACACCGAACGCGGCCGGCGTGCGCTTTCTCGTCGACGGCGCTACGGCTGAGACGTTCAATGGGTTTGTGCGCATCGTCTATCTCTTCGACGGTGGCGATCCCGACGCGCTCGCGATTGCGCGCTCGCAGTGGACAGCGGCCAAGCAGGCAGGTTGCGCGGTCACCTATTGGCAGCAGACGGAGGAGGGGCGCTGGGAGCGCAAGGCGTGA
- the der gene encoding ribosome biogenesis GTPase Der: MSLLPVVAIVGRPNVGKSTLFNRLTATRAALVSDMPGLTRDRREGTADLGGPKIRLVDTAGLEEAAPGSIADRMRKQTERAISEADLILFVVDSRAGVTPTDTAFAKLARASGKPVILIANKAEGRQGTEGFYDSFSLGFGAPLAISAEHGEGIGDLVTEIAAALGLKFTVRRRKSTDGEDSEAAEQVPSKEGPKPIRVAIVGRPNAGKSTLVNALLGEDRMITGPEPGLTRDSVASDIQYNGQTIRLFDTAGLRRKARINELAEKLSASDAVRAIRFAEVVVLLIDAERAFEKQDLTIGDMVTKEGRALVIAVNKWDTVESKQKTLRELRETVAESLAQVPGVPLVAISARAETGLDQLMREIAKTYELWNKRVPTPHLNRWLIEALSRHAPPAAAGKRIKIRYVTQPSTRPPTFVAFCQRAEVLPKSYLKYLTNSLRETFGLPGVPIRFNLRKGDNPFAKK, from the coding sequence ATGTCCCTACTTCCTGTCGTAGCCATCGTTGGCCGTCCTAATGTCGGAAAATCGACGCTGTTCAACAGGCTCACGGCAACGCGTGCCGCACTCGTGTCCGACATGCCGGGCCTGACGCGCGACCGGCGCGAGGGCACCGCCGACCTGGGTGGCCCCAAGATCCGCCTTGTCGATACGGCCGGATTGGAAGAGGCAGCACCTGGGTCCATTGCTGACCGTATGCGCAAGCAAACGGAAAGGGCGATCTCCGAAGCGGATCTGATCCTGTTTGTGGTGGACTCGCGCGCTGGAGTTACGCCCACCGACACCGCGTTTGCAAAGCTCGCGCGTGCGTCCGGAAAGCCCGTCATCCTGATTGCGAACAAGGCGGAAGGCCGACAGGGAACGGAAGGGTTCTACGACAGCTTCTCGCTGGGGTTTGGCGCTCCGCTGGCCATTTCAGCAGAGCACGGCGAGGGTATTGGCGATCTCGTGACCGAGATTGCTGCGGCGCTTGGACTGAAGTTTACGGTCCGCCGTCGCAAATCAACCGACGGCGAAGACAGCGAAGCCGCCGAACAAGTTCCTTCTAAGGAAGGTCCAAAGCCGATCCGCGTCGCCATCGTCGGGCGCCCGAACGCAGGGAAATCCACGCTGGTCAACGCGCTTTTAGGCGAGGATCGCATGATTACCGGGCCCGAACCCGGCCTCACGCGCGACAGCGTTGCTAGCGACATTCAATATAATGGTCAGACCATCCGGCTCTTCGACACCGCAGGTCTGCGCCGGAAGGCTCGCATCAATGAACTCGCAGAGAAGCTGTCGGCCAGCGACGCCGTGCGTGCCATCAGGTTTGCCGAAGTCGTTGTGCTTCTCATCGACGCCGAGCGCGCCTTCGAAAAACAGGATCTCACCATAGGCGACATGGTGACCAAGGAGGGCCGTGCGCTCGTTATCGCGGTCAACAAGTGGGATACTGTCGAGAGCAAGCAGAAGACCCTTCGTGAGTTGCGGGAAACGGTGGCGGAAAGCCTGGCTCAGGTGCCCGGGGTTCCCCTAGTCGCCATTTCAGCGCGTGCGGAAACCGGCCTCGACCAGTTGATGCGTGAGATCGCGAAGACTTATGAACTATGGAACAAGCGCGTTCCAACGCCGCATCTCAACCGATGGCTGATCGAGGCATTGTCGCGCCATGCCCCGCCGGCTGCGGCCGGCAAGCGCATCAAGATCCGATATGTGACCCAGCCTTCGACCCGTCCCCCGACCTTTGTGGCATTTTGTCAGCGCGCCGAGGTGTTGCCCAAGTCTTATCTGAAGTATCTCACCAATAGCCTACGCGAGACATTCGGCTTGCCCGGCGTTCCCATCCGCTTCAATTTGCGCAAGGGCGATAATCCCTTTGCCAAGAAATAG
- a CDS encoding PQQ-binding-like beta-propeller repeat protein gives MSLGDGTRQVKGWVRGGLAVALICTALVLSACSSDGPSLPKISELNPFKEKQTPLPGRRIPVVETTDSISANLAAADQPIILPPQRSNDSWPQSGGEPNNVPGHLTLNGSVRQVWSQNAGEGSSKEGRVMASPIVYDGKVYTLDSEANVSAFSMAGGKVFSVSTRPENETGGGGHGGGLAAENGRIFIANGFGIAGALDPASGKFLWQKNLDSPVRAAPTVSGDKMFVVTVSGRFFCLSTLDGAEIWSVRGLPQQASLTTSTSPGVEGDVVVVPYPSGDLMAFKVSDGTPVWSESLARTRSTSQLASMSDASRPAIDGGTVYAVGHAGRMVATNITTGERLWSVNVPSMQTPCVAGDTVYIVDTSGKLMALSRADGSTRWTASLPETRTWSGPVLAGGTLWLTSNKGRLIGVDAATGKVGSAIDLGDPVYIAPIVAQGRLFVFTDSAKLIALN, from the coding sequence ATGTCCTTGGGGGACGGAACCAGACAAGTCAAAGGTTGGGTCCGCGGCGGCCTTGCTGTGGCGCTTATTTGCACCGCTCTTGTCTTGTCGGCCTGTTCGAGCGACGGCCCTTCGTTGCCGAAAATCAGCGAGCTCAATCCCTTCAAGGAGAAGCAGACACCGCTGCCCGGAAGGCGCATTCCTGTGGTGGAAACGACCGACAGCATCTCCGCCAATCTCGCCGCAGCCGATCAGCCGATCATTCTCCCGCCGCAACGGTCTAACGACAGCTGGCCGCAATCGGGCGGAGAGCCCAACAACGTGCCAGGTCACTTGACGCTGAATGGATCGGTCCGCCAGGTCTGGAGCCAGAACGCAGGCGAAGGGTCTTCCAAGGAAGGCCGCGTGATGGCGAGCCCCATCGTTTATGACGGCAAGGTCTATACGCTGGACTCGGAGGCAAATGTCAGCGCGTTCTCGATGGCCGGCGGCAAGGTGTTCTCAGTCTCTACCAGGCCGGAAAACGAGACCGGCGGTGGCGGCCACGGTGGCGGATTGGCGGCTGAGAACGGCCGGATTTTCATCGCTAACGGCTTTGGTATCGCCGGTGCACTCGATCCGGCAAGCGGCAAGTTCCTTTGGCAGAAAAACCTCGATTCACCCGTTCGCGCCGCGCCGACCGTATCAGGCGACAAGATGTTCGTCGTGACGGTGTCGGGACGCTTCTTCTGCCTGAGTACGCTTGATGGCGCCGAGATCTGGTCAGTTCGTGGTTTGCCGCAGCAGGCAAGTCTTACGACGTCGACGAGCCCTGGCGTTGAAGGCGATGTTGTTGTCGTTCCCTATCCCTCGGGCGACCTGATGGCGTTCAAGGTGTCGGATGGCACGCCGGTTTGGAGCGAGAGCTTGGCACGCACGCGCTCGACGTCACAGCTTGCGTCCATGAGCGATGCTTCGCGCCCGGCAATCGATGGCGGCACGGTCTACGCAGTGGGACATGCCGGACGCATGGTTGCGACCAACATCACGACGGGTGAGCGGCTGTGGTCGGTTAACGTGCCAAGTATGCAGACGCCTTGCGTGGCGGGCGATACCGTCTACATCGTAGATACCTCCGGCAAGCTGATGGCTTTATCGCGCGCTGACGGCAGCACACGGTGGACGGCGAGCTTGCCTGAAACAAGGACTTGGTCGGGCCCAGTTCTCGCAGGTGGCACGCTCTGGCTCACATCCAACAAGGGGCGATTGATCGGGGTCGATGCAGCCACGGGCAAGGTGGGCAGCGCAATCGACCTGGGCGATCCGGTTTATATAGCTCCGATCGTCGCGCAGGGCCGACTGTTCGTTTTCACGGATTCGGCAAAACTAATCGCTCTCAACTGA
- a CDS encoding tetratricopeptide repeat protein yields the protein MADDGDSLLREVEEELRREKMEKLWARYNGVILGAAALFIAAVAGYKFLENRRLSAAQTAGSEFNAAVELANQNKSDEAIKAFEHIAETGPHGYASLAKLHIAGAYVKAGKTPEAVAAYDALAADASADPLLKNFAQLQAASLRMGEADFTEMQNRLNSLTGDSSPYRVSARELLGLAAYKAGKLDEARKLLEPLLIDPNATRAIQDRIKIVMAEITSAELAKEKGKTPEPAAQAEKPATPKAGEPAKDGGTPEKKEESSAEKSDKTEAPSAAPAEAADQKPAADAGAKETQDAAPAKDAAPSEPTAGEAPAKTDAEGEAQKADPAKPAQ from the coding sequence ATGGCTGACGATGGCGACTCGCTGTTGCGTGAAGTCGAAGAGGAACTCCGTCGCGAGAAAATGGAGAAGCTCTGGGCGCGCTATAATGGCGTGATCCTGGGCGCTGCCGCACTCTTCATCGCCGCCGTTGCCGGATACAAGTTTCTGGAAAATCGCCGTCTTTCTGCCGCTCAGACCGCTGGGTCTGAGTTCAATGCGGCCGTTGAGCTTGCAAATCAGAACAAGAGCGACGAGGCCATCAAGGCGTTCGAACACATCGCGGAGACTGGCCCCCACGGCTATGCTTCGCTCGCCAAGCTTCACATTGCAGGGGCTTACGTGAAAGCTGGCAAAACGCCGGAGGCTGTTGCGGCTTACGACGCGCTCGCAGCCGATGCGAGCGCAGATCCGCTGTTGAAAAACTTTGCACAACTCCAGGCCGCATCCCTGCGTATGGGAGAGGCGGACTTTACCGAGATGCAGAATCGGCTCAACTCGCTGACAGGGGATTCGAGCCCCTACCGGGTGAGCGCGCGTGAGCTTCTGGGTTTGGCGGCCTACAAGGCCGGTAAGTTGGACGAGGCACGCAAGCTTCTCGAGCCGCTGCTGATCGATCCTAACGCGACACGCGCTATTCAGGATCGCATAAAGATCGTTATGGCCGAAATCACGTCGGCCGAACTCGCCAAGGAGAAGGGAAAGACGCCGGAGCCCGCCGCTCAGGCTGAAAAGCCCGCAACTCCAAAAGCTGGTGAACCGGCCAAGGACGGCGGGACGCCGGAGAAAAAAGAAGAGTCTTCGGCCGAGAAGTCGGACAAAACCGAAGCCCCGTCCGCCGCGCCTGCCGAGGCAGCTGATCAGAAACCGGCGGCGGATGCCGGGGCCAAGGAAACGCAAGATGCAGCGCCAGCCAAAGACGCTGCGCCGTCTGAGCCAACAGCCGGGGAGGCTCCGGCGAAGACAGACGCTGAGGGGGAAGCACAAAAGGCCGATCCGGCCAAGCCCGCCCAGTAA
- the panB gene encoding 3-methyl-2-oxobutanoate hydroxymethyltransferase, translated as MSQHPPLKRLMAPDIAALKGGAPIVSLTSYHAHTAAIADKYCDFLLVGDSLGMVMHGYETTVPVPLELMIMHGRAVVRGSSRALVVVDMPFGTYEESPSIAFRNAARVMKETDCGAVKLEGGRRMAETIRFLVERGIPVMAHIGLTPQSINVIGGFKAQGRTQDQWARIEEDAQLVAEAGAFAVVLEALAAPLADRITKAVPIPTIGIGASPGCDGQILVMEDMLGLSPKVPKFVKEFGAVGAAIEGAIRGYAQEVRARTFPTSEHTYQMKDAAGSGAQKPGSAAPVPSQGGGATKKTKNPST; from the coding sequence ATGTCTCAGCATCCACCGCTCAAACGTCTTATGGCGCCCGACATCGCAGCGTTGAAAGGCGGCGCGCCTATTGTTTCTCTTACATCCTATCATGCACATACGGCTGCGATCGCAGACAAGTACTGCGATTTTCTTTTGGTGGGAGACAGCCTCGGCATGGTGATGCACGGCTACGAGACAACCGTGCCGGTGCCGCTCGAACTCATGATCATGCATGGCCGTGCGGTGGTGCGCGGGTCATCGCGCGCACTTGTCGTCGTGGACATGCCCTTTGGAACCTACGAGGAAAGCCCGTCGATCGCCTTCAGGAATGCGGCTCGCGTGATGAAGGAAACCGATTGCGGCGCCGTCAAGCTGGAAGGTGGGCGGCGGATGGCGGAGACCATCCGCTTCCTCGTCGAGCGCGGCATTCCTGTGATGGCGCACATCGGCCTGACGCCCCAATCGATCAATGTGATCGGTGGTTTCAAAGCTCAAGGCCGCACGCAGGATCAATGGGCCAGAATCGAGGAGGATGCGCAACTCGTGGCTGAGGCGGGAGCGTTCGCGGTTGTTCTAGAAGCGTTGGCAGCGCCGCTGGCTGACCGGATCACGAAGGCCGTTCCGATCCCCACCATAGGCATTGGCGCTTCTCCCGGGTGCGACGGCCAAATCCTGGTGATGGAGGATATGCTGGGGCTGTCGCCGAAAGTTCCCAAGTTCGTCAAAGAGTTCGGTGCGGTTGGCGCGGCGATCGAGGGCGCAATCCGCGGTTACGCCCAAGAGGTCAGGGCTCGCACGTTCCCAACTTCCGAGCACACCTACCAAATGAAAGATGCTGCTGGGTCTGGTGCGCAAAAGCCAGGCTCAGCGGCTCCGGTTCCGTCTCAAGGCGGGGGAGCCACGAAAAAGACGAAAAATCCAAGCACTTGA
- a CDS encoding L,D-transpeptidase family protein yields the protein MSTHLLTAVALGLFTSAVLSVSSEAAEKASRNTSRDEPAQETSAGPRTIVISLRKQRLRLFDGNREIASSRISSGRSGFDTPTGVFSILEKKKYHESNIYAGAPMPFMQRITWSGIAMHAGVVPGYRASHGCVRLPYSFAKTFFGRTDVGGRVIITNDEVAPRTFEHPTLFKPLPEFDPPAPTQGANAQGAVVASNDTTAADKAALHSLVAGAIPPSSTGKPRSRAEALRLQTEKLERLKTEMDSAQERKAAASEKAKAALRAAQDAEANYQSVRKPFEEVLKRADNAQTAREAAARAYRDYLIRLTKNEDAPKNSKRSNRGDDKDASPADRELNLEDRLLDLTLDADDARAESAEAQLAIADAKTAFATADAAKTQAIEEVKQSVVELRKVQTALVEARAEARRRDRQLSIFISLKSQRIYIRQGFEPVFETPIEVDDPPGAIGTHVLTVLDYDSTGNDFIWQLVSAQPPRPAVDDDDRKKKKKNRPQPVSITSPLNTEAVRAALDSIRIPQDVAERISELAKPGTSLIISEKDPSHETGKGTEFVVLTR from the coding sequence ATGTCAACGCATCTGTTGACGGCTGTTGCACTTGGTCTTTTCACGAGCGCGGTGCTCAGCGTTTCTTCTGAAGCCGCCGAGAAAGCCTCGCGCAATACTTCGCGAGACGAGCCTGCTCAAGAAACATCAGCCGGTCCGAGAACCATCGTAATCTCGTTGCGCAAGCAGCGGCTTCGCCTGTTCGACGGCAATCGGGAAATCGCGTCCTCGCGCATTTCGAGCGGCCGCAGTGGTTTCGACACACCGACGGGCGTCTTCTCCATCCTCGAGAAGAAGAAATACCACGAAAGCAATATCTACGCCGGCGCTCCGATGCCCTTCATGCAGCGCATCACATGGTCGGGCATCGCGATGCACGCCGGAGTCGTACCAGGCTACCGCGCATCACACGGGTGCGTGCGGCTGCCCTACTCTTTCGCCAAGACGTTCTTCGGCCGGACGGACGTCGGCGGCCGCGTGATTATTACCAATGACGAAGTCGCACCCCGCACCTTCGAACATCCGACGCTATTCAAGCCGCTACCCGAATTCGATCCGCCGGCACCCACACAGGGGGCTAATGCGCAAGGGGCGGTGGTTGCCTCGAATGATACGACGGCAGCCGACAAGGCCGCGCTCCATTCCCTGGTCGCAGGCGCGATCCCCCCTTCGAGCACGGGCAAGCCACGCTCACGCGCAGAGGCATTGCGCCTGCAAACCGAGAAGCTGGAGCGGCTCAAGACCGAGATGGATAGCGCCCAGGAACGTAAGGCGGCAGCCAGCGAGAAGGCCAAGGCAGCCTTGCGCGCCGCTCAGGACGCAGAAGCAAATTATCAATCGGTGCGAAAGCCATTCGAGGAAGTTCTGAAAAGAGCGGACAATGCACAAACCGCACGCGAGGCCGCTGCGCGCGCCTATCGCGATTACCTCATACGGCTGACCAAGAATGAGGACGCGCCCAAGAACAGCAAGCGCTCGAACAGAGGCGACGACAAGGACGCTTCGCCTGCAGATCGCGAACTCAATCTTGAAGATCGTCTGCTCGATCTCACTTTGGATGCCGACGACGCACGCGCTGAATCAGCCGAAGCTCAGCTTGCGATCGCGGATGCCAAGACGGCGTTCGCAACTGCGGACGCGGCAAAGACGCAGGCTATTGAAGAAGTCAAACAATCGGTCGTGGAGTTGCGAAAAGTTCAGACCGCGCTGGTCGAAGCGCGCGCAGAAGCCCGCCGTCGCGACCGCCAGCTTTCAATCTTTATCAGCCTCAAATCGCAGCGCATCTATATCCGCCAAGGTTTCGAGCCTGTTTTCGAGACGCCGATTGAAGTGGACGACCCTCCCGGCGCCATCGGTACTCATGTCTTGACGGTGCTCGATTACGATTCCACGGGCAACGACTTCATTTGGCAGCTTGTGAGCGCTCAACCGCCACGTCCTGCTGTCGATGATGACGACAGAAAGAAGAAGAAGAAGAACCGGCCTCAGCCCGTGTCGATCACCTCTCCACTTAACACCGAGGCGGTGCGGGCTGCGCTCGACTCAATCCGCATCCCACAAGACGTTGCGGAGCGAATTTCAGAACTTGCAAAACCGGGCACATCTTTGATCATCTCGGAGAAAGATCCTTCCCACGAAACCGGCAAGGGCACCGAGTTTGTAGTTCTCACCCGCTAG
- a CDS encoding NnrU family protein, whose protein sequence is MMLLIVGLIIFLGIHLLPTSPQMRSGLLERFGPVMYRVVFSLISLAGFVVIVLGYHKMQLHPGKNPVLWDPPEFMRHITMALMLPAMILLVASQVPSRIRTAVKHPMLMAIKLWAVAHLLSNGDVASIFLFGSFLAYAVYDLISVKSRGALGPLGAKQPTGMLNDVIVVVAGTALYFAFLYRLHEWLIGVPPLPGLSA, encoded by the coding sequence ATGATGCTGCTAATCGTCGGTCTCATCATTTTCCTCGGTATTCATTTGCTGCCGACGTCCCCGCAGATGCGCAGTGGCCTTCTTGAACGGTTCGGGCCAGTAATGTATCGCGTCGTCTTTTCGCTGATCTCGCTGGCAGGGTTTGTCGTTATCGTCCTCGGCTATCACAAGATGCAGCTTCACCCCGGTAAGAACCCCGTCTTGTGGGATCCACCCGAGTTCATGCGTCACATCACCATGGCACTGATGTTGCCGGCGATGATCTTGTTGGTTGCATCTCAAGTGCCTTCGCGCATTCGCACAGCCGTAAAACACCCCATGTTGATGGCCATAAAACTTTGGGCGGTTGCGCATTTGCTCTCAAACGGCGACGTCGCATCCATTTTTCTTTTCGGGTCGTTCCTCGCCTATGCGGTCTACGATCTTATCAGCGTCAAGTCTCGTGGAGCACTAGGTCCGTTGGGGGCTAAGCAGCCCACAGGCATGCTCAACGACGTTATCGTTGTTGTGGCTGGTACCGCGCTGTATTTCGCGTTTCTTTATCGCCTGCACGAATGGCTGATCGGAGTTCCGCCGCTGCCCGGTTTGAGCGCCTAG